The following coding sequences lie in one Apium graveolens cultivar Ventura chromosome 1, ASM990537v1, whole genome shotgun sequence genomic window:
- the LOC141664460 gene encoding uncharacterized protein LOC141664460 isoform X1 yields MFSFSERGPGFGLQDFVMANMTLRLQLANGLQMTHVTLGNLQLVAQYLTVLGNLALSLHDTGQAQQLWPSHLVLWDSSRCSPSLSTRCTLCFHIVPLNVKVYMRRGTARESLLFVKEALQACS; encoded by the exons atg TTTTCTTTTTCCGAAAGAGGTCCAGGATTTGGACTTCAGGACTTTGTTATGGCAAATATGACTCTGAG ACTTCAGTTAGCTAATGGCTTGCAGATGACCCACGTTACTCTGGGGAATCTTCAACTTGTTGCACAATATTTGACAGTCCTCGGGAACTTGGCACTTTCTCTTCATGATACTGGACAAGCACAACAACTATGGCCATCGCAT TTGGTACTCTGGGACAGTAGTAGGTGCTCGCCAAGCCTTTCTACAAGGTGTACCCTCTGTTTCCATATCGTACCACTG AATGTGAAGGTATATATGAGGCGAGGGACAGCGAGGGAATCACTTCTCTTTGTAAAGGAGGCTCTTC
- the LOC141664460 gene encoding uncharacterized protein LOC141664460 isoform X2 — protein MFSFSERGPGFGLQDFVMANMTLRLQLANGLQMTHVTLGNLQLVAQYLTVLGNLALSLHDTGQAQQLWPSHNVKVYMRRGTARESLLFVKEALQACS, from the exons atg TTTTCTTTTTCCGAAAGAGGTCCAGGATTTGGACTTCAGGACTTTGTTATGGCAAATATGACTCTGAG ACTTCAGTTAGCTAATGGCTTGCAGATGACCCACGTTACTCTGGGGAATCTTCAACTTGTTGCACAATATTTGACAGTCCTCGGGAACTTGGCACTTTCTCTTCATGATACTGGACAAGCACAACAACTATGGCCATCGCAT AATGTGAAGGTATATATGAGGCGAGGGACAGCGAGGGAATCACTTCTCTTTGTAAAGGAGGCTCTTC